One Chromobacterium paludis genomic window carries:
- the dapA gene encoding 4-hydroxy-tetrahydrodipicolinate synthase, which yields MLTGSLVALVTPMSSDGSVDFAALQRLVEFHIENGTSGIVAVGTTGESATLSVEEHIAVVKAVVEYAKGRVKVIAGAGGNATSEAIELGRLSAEVGADLVLSVVPYYNKPTQEGIYQHFKTIADASPLPVILYNVPGRTVADMSNDTALRLAQHPNIVGLKDATGDIGRACDLALRAPKDFALYSGDDATGMAFMLCGGHGVISVTANIAPKLMSELCVAATAGDAAKARAINDKLQGLHKQLFIEPNPIPAKWALTRMQGIPAGIRLPLTPLSDAAVPAVEAAMQQAEVI from the coding sequence ATGCTTACCGGCAGCTTGGTAGCGCTCGTCACGCCGATGTCCAGCGATGGCTCGGTGGATTTTGCGGCGCTGCAACGATTGGTTGAGTTCCACATCGAGAACGGCACTTCCGGCATCGTCGCCGTCGGCACCACCGGCGAATCGGCCACGCTGTCGGTCGAAGAGCACATAGCGGTGGTCAAAGCAGTGGTGGAATACGCCAAGGGCCGGGTCAAGGTCATCGCCGGCGCCGGCGGCAATGCCACCAGCGAAGCCATCGAACTGGGCCGCCTGTCGGCCGAGGTCGGCGCCGACCTGGTGCTGTCCGTCGTGCCCTATTACAACAAGCCGACACAGGAAGGCATCTACCAACACTTCAAGACCATCGCCGACGCGAGTCCGCTGCCCGTCATCCTTTATAACGTGCCGGGCCGCACCGTGGCCGACATGAGCAACGACACAGCGCTGCGCCTGGCCCAGCACCCCAATATCGTGGGGCTCAAAGACGCCACCGGCGACATCGGCCGCGCCTGCGACCTGGCGCTGCGCGCGCCCAAGGATTTCGCCCTATATTCCGGCGATGACGCTACTGGCATGGCCTTCATGCTGTGCGGCGGCCATGGCGTGATCTCGGTCACCGCCAATATCGCCCCCAAATTGATGAGCGAACTGTGCGTGGCCGCCACCGCTGGCGACGCCGCCAAGGCGCGCGCCATCAACGACAAGCTGCAAGGTCTGCACAAGCAGCTGTTCATCGAACCGAACCCGATTCCGGCCAAATGGGCGCTGACGCGGATGCAAGGCATCCCCGCCGGCATCCGCCTGCCGCTGACCCCGCTGAGCGACGCCGCCGTGCCGGCCGTAGAAGCGGCGATGCAACAAGCCGAAGTCATTTGA